A region from the Pseudomonas sp. KU26590 genome encodes:
- the treZ gene encoding malto-oligosyltrehalose trehalohydrolase — translation MPSRTDQNWRHGAVMLDPQHTRFALWAPDAKSVSVEFENGPAQALQPEQDGWFVLETECGAGTRYRYNVAIGPENHLTVPDPASRAQEGDVHGYSIVVDQAAYQWQNTQWQGRPWHEAVIYELHVGALGGYEGVEQRLQHLVDTGITAIELMPIAQFPGDRNWGYDGVLPYAAQSSYGTPDQLKHLIDTAHGLGLAVILDVVYNHFGPDGNYLGAYASHFFRSDKKTPWGDAIDFRRREVHDFFIHNTMMWLQDYRFDGLRFDAVHAIEDPTFLEDLAKHVRETIPSDRHVWLTLENEFNEAGRMDQGYDAQWNDDGHNTLHVLLTGETDAYYTDFAEKPTQKLARLLGEGFVYQGEATRHGHLRGEPSGHLPPTSFVLFLQNHDQIGNRAFGERLIQLSPPKALRAATALLLLSPMIPMMFMGDEWGASEPFLFFTDFHDELADAVREGRRGEFKDFAAFKDPAKREQIPDPNALKTFEASRPAFDALLLETDKGQDHRNWLELYKSLLEIRRTELFPRLHGASALGVKELGDKAVSARWKLGDGSELRIDLNLGTEPVDTDDYAAYRVLHHSHGKSAELSHSATLNPYTAIVSLKSSDVVEEQDEQ, via the coding sequence ATGCCTTCGCGCACGGATCAAAACTGGCGCCACGGCGCCGTCATGCTGGATCCACAACACACCCGGTTTGCCCTCTGGGCACCGGACGCCAAAAGCGTCAGCGTCGAATTCGAAAACGGGCCTGCCCAGGCCCTTCAGCCAGAGCAGGACGGCTGGTTCGTGCTCGAGACCGAGTGTGGAGCTGGCACACGCTATCGCTACAACGTCGCCATCGGCCCCGAAAACCACCTCACTGTTCCTGACCCGGCTTCCCGGGCTCAGGAAGGCGACGTGCATGGCTACAGCATTGTCGTCGACCAGGCGGCCTATCAATGGCAGAACACCCAGTGGCAAGGTCGGCCGTGGCACGAGGCGGTCATTTACGAGCTGCACGTCGGCGCGCTGGGCGGCTATGAAGGCGTAGAACAACGTCTACAGCATCTGGTCGACACCGGCATCACCGCCATCGAACTGATGCCCATCGCGCAATTCCCGGGTGACCGCAATTGGGGCTACGACGGCGTGCTGCCGTATGCCGCGCAGTCGTCCTACGGCACGCCCGACCAGCTCAAGCACCTGATCGACACCGCCCACGGGCTGGGTCTGGCGGTCATTCTTGATGTCGTCTACAACCACTTCGGACCGGACGGCAACTACCTCGGCGCCTACGCCAGCCATTTCTTCCGCAGCGACAAGAAGACCCCTTGGGGCGACGCGATCGATTTCCGCCGTCGTGAAGTGCATGATTTCTTCATTCACAACACGATGATGTGGCTGCAGGACTATCGGTTCGACGGCCTGCGTTTCGACGCGGTGCACGCCATCGAAGACCCGACCTTTCTCGAAGACCTGGCGAAGCATGTGCGCGAGACGATTCCGTCTGACCGCCACGTCTGGCTGACCCTGGAGAACGAATTCAACGAAGCCGGGCGCATGGATCAGGGCTACGACGCCCAGTGGAACGATGACGGCCACAACACGCTGCACGTGCTGCTGACCGGTGAGACCGACGCGTACTACACCGACTTCGCCGAGAAACCCACGCAGAAACTCGCGCGGCTTTTGGGTGAAGGCTTCGTCTATCAAGGCGAAGCCACTCGCCATGGCCATCTACGAGGCGAACCGAGCGGCCATTTGCCGCCGACCTCCTTCGTGCTGTTTCTGCAGAACCATGACCAGATCGGCAACCGTGCCTTTGGCGAACGCCTGATCCAGCTGAGCCCGCCGAAGGCGTTGCGGGCGGCAACCGCGCTGTTGCTGCTGTCACCGATGATCCCGATGATGTTCATGGGCGATGAATGGGGCGCGAGCGAACCGTTCCTGTTCTTCACTGACTTCCATGACGAGCTGGCAGACGCCGTGCGTGAAGGCCGTCGCGGCGAGTTCAAGGACTTTGCCGCGTTCAAGGACCCCGCCAAGCGCGAGCAGATTCCCGATCCCAACGCCCTGAAAACCTTCGAGGCCTCGCGCCCGGCGTTCGATGCGTTGCTGCTGGAAACCGACAAGGGCCAGGACCATCGCAACTGGCTTGAGCTCTACAAGAGTTTGCTGGAAATCCGCCGGACCGAGCTCTTCCCTCGGCTGCACGGCGCGAGCGCCCTCGGCGTGAAAGAGCTGGGCGACAAGGCCGTCAGCGCACGCTGGAAACTGGGCGACGGCAGCGAACTGCGCATCGATCTGAACCTCGGCACCGAGCCGGTCGACACCGATGACTACGCCGCTTACAGAGTCCTTCATCACTCCCACGGCAAGTCCGCAGAACTTTCCCACTCCGCCACCCTCAATCCCTACACGGCCATTGTCAGCCTGAAATCGAGTGACGTTGTGGAGGAACAGGATGAGCAATGA
- the glgA gene encoding glycogen synthase GlgA, producing the protein MISAAVKTQKGESFNQPASELTHLPVFATTSAPVLQLPPVQPAISSVTRKKVLFVTSEMADLVKTGGLGDVSAALPRAMRHLHDVRVLIPGYPQVINSGNPIHIISELPGHAALPPCKIGRMDMKDGLVIYVLICPELYEREGTPYGDNDGRDWSDNHIRFARLGLAAADFAAGAVKTQWCPELVHAHDWPAGLAPAYMKWRGQNTPSIFTIHNLAYQGFVSIASSRELGIPDAALNPEGMEFYGQLSFIKAGMAYSSHITTVSATYAKEITTPDFGCGLEGFLQSKADRGQLSGIPNGIDESWDAATDEHLICRFAPNEWTRKEINADYVRELFELEPSTGPLFAVVSRLVYQKGLDLTIGVAEHIVNNGGQIAIIGRGEPDEEDAMRDLAARFPGQVSVRVGFNETDARRMFAGSDFLLMPSRYEPCGLSQMYAQRFGSLPVARRTGGLADTIEDGCTGFLFDESTVESYSEALTRAFKVFESPLLLNAMRCRAMAAPFDWHKAVEPYADLYQELLKKNAGAALHY; encoded by the coding sequence ATGATTAGTGCCGCTGTCAAAACCCAGAAGGGAGAGAGTTTTAATCAGCCGGCCAGCGAGCTGACCCATCTGCCGGTCTTCGCAACGACGAGCGCACCTGTGCTGCAACTGCCTCCTGTTCAACCAGCGATTTCTTCGGTGACCCGCAAGAAAGTCCTGTTCGTGACTTCAGAGATGGCCGACCTGGTGAAAACCGGCGGCCTGGGCGATGTGTCTGCCGCACTGCCGCGCGCCATGCGCCACCTGCACGATGTACGCGTGCTGATTCCCGGCTATCCACAGGTCATCAACAGTGGCAACCCGATCCATATCATCAGCGAGCTGCCCGGCCACGCCGCGCTGCCTCCCTGCAAGATCGGCCGGATGGACATGAAAGACGGTCTGGTCATCTACGTCCTGATCTGTCCCGAGTTGTACGAGCGTGAAGGCACGCCCTACGGTGACAATGACGGCCGCGACTGGTCCGACAACCACATCCGCTTCGCCCGCCTGGGCCTGGCTGCTGCCGACTTTGCTGCCGGCGCGGTGAAGACCCAATGGTGCCCCGAACTGGTTCATGCCCACGACTGGCCAGCAGGTCTGGCGCCGGCGTATATGAAATGGCGCGGGCAGAACACGCCGTCGATCTTCACCATTCACAACCTGGCTTACCAGGGTTTCGTCAGCATTGCCTCCAGCCGCGAGCTGGGCATTCCCGACGCAGCGCTGAACCCTGAGGGCATGGAGTTTTACGGTCAGCTGTCGTTCATCAAGGCCGGTATGGCGTATTCCAGCCATATCACTACCGTGAGCGCGACCTACGCCAAAGAAATCACCACACCGGATTTCGGCTGCGGCCTGGAAGGTTTTCTGCAGAGCAAGGCCGATCGCGGTCAGCTCAGCGGCATCCCCAACGGCATCGACGAGAGCTGGGACGCTGCCACCGACGAACACCTGATCTGCCGCTTTGCTCCGAATGAGTGGACGCGCAAGGAAATCAACGCCGACTACGTACGCGAGCTGTTCGAGCTGGAGCCTTCAACCGGACCGCTGTTCGCCGTGGTCTCGCGCCTGGTTTACCAAAAGGGCCTGGACCTGACCATCGGCGTGGCCGAGCACATCGTCAACAACGGTGGCCAGATCGCGATCATCGGCCGTGGCGAGCCTGACGAAGAAGACGCCATGCGCGACCTCGCCGCCCGCTTCCCGGGTCAGGTCAGCGTGCGGGTCGGCTTCAACGAAACCGACGCGCGCCGCATGTTCGCCGGCAGTGATTTCCTGCTGATGCCTTCGCGCTACGAGCCTTGCGGCCTGAGCCAGATGTACGCGCAGCGCTTCGGCTCGTTGCCGGTGGCCCGTCGCACCGGCGGCCTGGCTGACACCATTGAAGACGGCTGCACCGGCTTTCTGTTCGACGAATCCACTGTCGAGAGCTACAGCGAAGCCCTGACCCGTGCCTTCAAGGTCTTCGAGAGCCCGCTGTTGCTCAACGCCATGCGTTGCCGGGCCATGGCCGCTCCGTTCGATTGGCACAAGGCGGTAGAACCCTACGCCGATCTTTACCAGGAGCTGCTGAAGAAGAACGCAGGCGCGGCATTGCATTATTGA